Within the Sulfurospirillum barnesii SES-3 genome, the region TAACACCACAGCCCAATAACTTCACCTTGTTTATATTTCCAGCGCCATAGCACTTTAAATAAAATCATCTCACGAAATTTATAATATTTAGGACGCATCAAATAGCGTACCATAAAAGGGGAAGCAATAAGAATAAGAAAAATTGCCACAGCCCCCGTGTTAATGACCCACAAGGGAATATCATAAAGGGTACTGATTCGGCTTAGAAGATCAACTATTTTTTCCAAAGAAATTCCTAAAAAGTAGAATTAAGCGCACGAAGCACGCTGAGGGCTTGAACATGCTCATAAACATCATGCGCACGTATCACAGAAGCACCATGCTCGTATGCTTTTAAATGCAGCGCTAAAGTGCCTGCCAAACGTTTTTCAATCGGTGCTGGGTAAATCGTATCAATCATAGATTTTCGACTCGCTCCTACAAGTAAAGGATAGCCAAAATGTAAAAAATGCTCATGATGCTTGAGTAATTGCAAATTGTGCTCTAAGGTTTTACCAAATCCAATGCCCACATCCAAGATAAGGTTATGAATACCAAAAGCATGCGCTTTTTCAATACGTTCTTGAAAAAAAGCATCGACGTCAAGGATGACATTGTCATACAGGGGTGCTTTTTGCATGGATGAGGGTGCTCCTTGCATATGCATTAAAACGACCGTTGCTTTGTATTTTGAAGCCACTCGAGCAACGGCATCATTTGCAAGCGCTGTAATGTCATTAACAATCTCAAAACCATGAGAAAGCGCATACTCTAAACACAAAGGAGAGTAGCTATCCAGAGAGAATTTAGCTTTACATGTAAGCTTGTTTTGTGCAATGAGATCAACAATGGGGACAATGCGCAAAAGCTCTTCTTCCTCGCTGATAGCAAGGCTTCCAGGACGGCTTGAAACGCCCCCTAAATCAATAATACCTGCACCCTCATCTATCATCTTTTCAATGCGGTGCAATGCGCTTTTCCCATTAAAACGGCTTCCTTGAAAAAAGCTATCTTCATTGGCATTAATAACACCCATGACGGTAAAATCATCTTTACATGTAAACGAAAATTGACTCAGTGTTTGGGCTAACGCTTTTAGTCCAAATGGCTGTGCTTTTTCTTTAAAACTGAGTTCTTTTAACTGTTTATCATTGGCGATTAAAAGCGCATCCACCAAAGGTTTTTTACATGTAATGGTCTCTTTGGGTACTGCCAAATCTGCCCCAATAGAAAGAGCATCTTGCTTTAAAATATTCGCAGCAGGACTTTTTAAATCTTTAATATAAATAAAATTTAAATGCGCCTTTTGTTTTAAAATCGCTATACCCTCTTTTGTCACACCTAGGGATTGAAATAAAGAGAGAACATCTGTGGTCGATGAGAGTTTATAACACTTCACTTGTATTTCCTAAGCATAATGGTTAACAAAAGCGTTGTTAAAATCATCTGAGGTCGTGCATTGAGTTCAACCAAATGCAACAATTTTTGGAACATTTCTAGTTCATTTTCACTAAAGCGAAGACGATACTCATGTATTGCCTCATACACAATCGCTTGAGCCAACTCTTTTAAAAAACTCTTTTCACACCCTTGATGCTTTTGTACAAAAGGGTACACATCGCTTAAATCTAACTGTTTTAAATTCAATCCTGAGTGTAGTATTTCACGCTCAAAAAAGAGCTCTTTTTGAACTAATCGTGAACGAATCGTTGGAAGCAAGGCATTTTTAGAAGGGGCTACAACAATAAAGACAATATTTCGAGGAGGTTCTTCAAAAATTTTCAAGAGCGCATTTTGAGCCTCAACACGATACCCCTTTGCCACTAAAATAAGATATTTGTGTGTTGATTCTGCAATATATGCCTCTTTAATGACCTCTTTGGCATCTTCGAGTAAAAATTCATCTTTGGTGAAGAAAAGATGCCGCTCTTTGGCATAGGTTTCTTGTAAACTCTCTTTAGCTTTTTCCACATTTTTTGAAATTAAAATATGGCTAAAAACCTCTGATTCACTCATTTTCAAACGTAACCTCAGCAAAAAGTACCGCATCAATACTTTTATCCAAGAGTCTAAAAAGCTGAATTAATTTAATATCTAAACTATCGTCATTGCTTAAAAGATAGAAACTGTTCTGAATATGCTCATCCATAATCCACATAAAACTATCATCTTTACGTTTAGGAATTTGCATTTTTATATCGCTATTTTTTCCAACATAAAAGAAGGTATAGCCACTAGGAAACGCCTGTGAGAGCATATTTTCTAAAAGTTCAATATCGTCTTTTGTTTTCACTTGATACAAATTAGGATAGAGCGTTTGCAATGAGATAAAGGGCAAAATAGGTCTGTTCTTATTTTGCGTGTTAATAGCACGCAACATGTAATGACAAAACCACTCCCTATCCTCATCGGTAATAACAATAAAAGTATGCCCGTCTAAAAGATTTTTGAGCATGGAAGCACAAAGCGGTACCCATTCGAACCGCTTCTCCTCCATCCAACTCATCGATGAGCCATCTTTTCGTATCTGCTCTAACGTCCACGTTAAAAATTTTTGCATTAATTATTTATCCAGTTGGTAAGCACTGTGCAAAGCACGCACCGCTAATTCACCGTATTTGGCTTGAATAACCATGGAGATTTTAATTTCACTGGTACTAATCATTTCAATATTAATACCCTCTTTTGCCATTGTATCAAACGCTTTACATGCAACCCCACTGTGTGATTTCATACCCACACCCACAA harbors:
- a CDS encoding HobA family DNA replication regulator, which produces MQKFLTWTLEQIRKDGSSMSWMEEKRFEWVPLCASMLKNLLDGHTFIVITDEDREWFCHYMLRAINTQNKNRPILPFISLQTLYPNLYQVKTKDDIELLENMLSQAFPSGYTFFYVGKNSDIKMQIPKRKDDSFMWIMDEHIQNSFYLLSNDDSLDIKLIQLFRLLDKSIDAVLFAEVTFENE
- a CDS encoding DNA polymerase III subunit delta'; translated protein: MSESEVFSHILISKNVEKAKESLQETYAKERHLFFTKDEFLLEDAKEVIKEAYIAESTHKYLILVAKGYRVEAQNALLKIFEEPPRNIVFIVVAPSKNALLPTIRSRLVQKELFFEREILHSGLNLKQLDLSDVYPFVQKHQGCEKSFLKELAQAIVYEAIHEYRLRFSENELEMFQKLLHLVELNARPQMILTTLLLTIMLRKYK
- the folP gene encoding dihydropteroate synthase, with translation MKCYKLSSTTDVLSLFQSLGVTKEGIAILKQKAHLNFIYIKDLKSPAANILKQDALSIGADLAVPKETITCKKPLVDALLIANDKQLKELSFKEKAQPFGLKALAQTLSQFSFTCKDDFTVMGVINANEDSFFQGSRFNGKSALHRIEKMIDEGAGIIDLGGVSSRPGSLAISEEEELLRIVPIVDLIAQNKLTCKAKFSLDSYSPLCLEYALSHGFEIVNDITALANDAVARVASKYKATVVLMHMQGAPSSMQKAPLYDNVILDVDAFFQERIEKAHAFGIHNLILDVGIGFGKTLEHNLQLLKHHEHFLHFGYPLLVGASRKSMIDTIYPAPIEKRLAGTLALHLKAYEHGASVIRAHDVYEHVQALSVLRALNSTF